The genomic DNA TACGAAGGAGCCAAGTACGGGCTGGTGTGGATCTGTGACAGCGGCATCAGAGGTCAGTGTTCTGTGTTTCACAGGTCCGTGCTTAGTGCTAATGCTAACGCGTGTTTGTGTGGCAGTGAAACCCGACACCCTGACGGACCTGACCCATCAGATGACCGAGAAGGTGGGCCTGGTCCACGGTTTGCCGTATGTTGCCGACCGCCAAGGCTTCGCCGCCACGCTGGAGCAGGTAAAGCTaacacgctaacatgctaactggttCAGTGACGCTAACGTTATGTTTAGCACTAGCTGCTAAAGCTAACGTGACTGAGATGGATGATGTCATACTAACCTGTTGCCAGGTGTATTTTGGGACCTCCCACCCTCGCTCCTACATCTCGGCTAACGTGACGGGGATAAAGTGCGTGACGGGGATGTCGTGTCTGATGAGGAAGGACGTGCTGGACCAGGCCGGCGGGCTGGTGGCGTTCGCTCAGTACATCGCGGAGGATTACTTCATGGCTAAAGCCATCGCAGACAggttagcacgttagcatgtCAGCTGTAGCTTCGAGCACGTTATGAACGGAAACTGATGATTGGTCACGTGTGTCGTCAGAGGCTGGAAGTTCTCCATGGCAACGCAGGTGGCAATGCAGAACTCCGGGTCCTACTCCATTGGCCAGTTCCAGTCTCGCATGATCAGGTGACCTCACAAGTCTttgtctgattggctgttctCCATGTTTGAATAGTTTCTGTTCTTCCTGACAACCATCAGACACttaacggtgtgtgtgtgtgtgtgtgtgtgtgtgtgtgtgtgtgtgtgtgtgtgtgtgttctcaggtgGACCAAGCTGAGGATCAACATGCTTCCTGGCACCGTGCTGGAGCCCGTCTCTGAGTGCTTCCTGGCCAGCCTCATCATTGGCTGGGCCGCTCATCACGTGTTCAGGTacacagccaatcacagagtgTCAGCActctgtctaaaacctggacatagtctctgtgacgtccccgtagactgtctaaaacctggacgtagtctctgtgacgtccccgcagactgtctaaaacctggacgtagtctctgtgacgtccccgcagactgttgaCTGTTGATCCAGGGAACGATTCAAGACTTCAGCTGATCTCAGATCAGATTAATGAACTCGTCAAACTTCATTtaatcaagtgtgtgtgtgtgtgtgtgtgttgcaggtggGACATGATGGTCTTCTTCATGTGTCACTGTCTGGCCTGGTTCATCTCCGACTACATCCAGCTGACTGGAGTTCAGGTATgatgtgcttttactttgaaaggacatgtttgtatttcagacttttattttgtaaaaaggatatttttttattcattaaacgTGGACGTCTCCATGGAAACGACACAATTATCCACTGTGGCCACTTCCTGCCACTCGATTCTTCTGTAGCCTATCAGAGCACTCCTCCTCTCACACACGCCCTCTCTGATTGGTTATTgattgatgacatcatcacacaggGCGGCCCACTGTGCTTCTCTAAGCTGGACTTCGCCGTGGCGTGGTTCATCAGAGAGTCGATGGCGGTGCAGATCTTCCTGTCGGCTCTGTGGGACCCGACCATCAGCTGGAGGACCGGCCGGTACCGGCTGCGCTGCGGAGGCACCGCCGAGGAGATCCTGGACATCTAGTTACCACGGCAACCGTGGGGCACCACCATCCTCCTCGTCAGGACGACGAGGAGACGAGAGCCAGAAActgaagagagtgtgtgtgtgtgtgcgtgcgtgtgtgtgtgcgtgtgtgtgtgcgcgcgtgtgtgtgcgcgcgtgtgtgtgcacgtgcgcgcgcgtgtgtgtgtgtgcgcgcatgtgtgtgtgcgcgcgtgcgtgcgcgtgtgtgtgtgtgtgcgcgcgtgtgtgtgtgtgtgtgcgcgcgtgtgtgtgtgtgtgcgcgcgtgcgtgcgcgtgtgtgtgttttttaactaTTTATGTTCCTTTTGGTGCTAAACTAAATGATGCCAGAACAAACCAATGAGAGCGCAGGATGGAGGGAGTGACACGTCGCACTGATCttcaatcaaccaatcaggaGGGAGGAGTTAAACGTCCTCTCTCCTCATTGGCTtatttccttcttcttcctgttacCTTCAagttaaatgtttgaaaatgactaaaataataTGAACtgaagtcttttattttgaaaggttgaTGTGGGcgtcagtcagtcagatatTTAAACGAGGAAACGACCTTTCCAGGAACTAAACCACTTCCTGTTGCAGGACTGAATGTTTGTGATTGGTCAGACTCGTACTGAACGAACAGGaagtcagtttttatttcctgtctcaAACAAATGTGAATTCAGTCAGCCAATGAGGAGCGAGCGTGGCTCAGATTACATTTCATAATTAGATTCAAACGTAATTCTAATCGTTCAAATCCTCAAACAACAACACGAACACGCCAACGGTCACGGTGCCACAGAAGTATGGAGGCCTGCCAAACATACGTGACCAAcacgttaacatgttaacatgtaacCAACACGTTAATGTGACCAACACGTCAACACGTTAACGTGTTAATGTGACAACACGTTAACACGTtaacatgtaaatgtgacaacacgttaacacgttaacatgttaatgtgacAACACGTCAAcacgttaacatgttaatgtgacAACACGTTAACACGTTAACATGTAACCAACACGTTAATGTGACCAACACGTTAATGTAACAACACGTTAATGTGACCAACACGTAAACACGTTAACATGTAACCAACACGTTAACATGTAACCAACACGTTAATGTGACCAACATGTTAACACGTTAACATGTAACCAACACGTTAATGTGACCAACACGTCAACACGTTAATGtgacaacacgttaacatgtGTCCAACACGTTAACATGTGACCAACACGTTAACATGTGTCCAACACGTTAACATGTGTCCAACACGTTAATGTGACCAACACGTTAATGTGAccaacatgttaacatgtgtCCAACACGTTAATGTGACCAACACGTTAATGTGACCAACATGTTAACACGTTAACACGTTAACATGTGTCCAACACGTTAATGTGACCAACACGTTAATGTGACCAACACGTCAACACGTTAATGTGACCAACACGTTAATGTGACCAACACGTCAACACGTTAATGtgacaacacgttaacatgtgaccaacacgttaacatgtgaccaacacgttaacatgaTATTCACATGTAGATGCATTGTGGACATGTCAACGCATTGTTAACGTGGTGTGTGTCAAACGCTGTGACTGCATGTTTACTCGTATTAACACGTAAACGCGTATGCCAGTGTGTCGTTGACGTGTCGTGTATGTTTGGCATGCTTCTCATTCAACATGAAACGTTTTTTGTAAATCtgtgaataattaaaatgttttcgGTTCCTCCTCCTTCGATTTAAACAAACCAATAAACAGACGACAGTATTCTGACGTTTAACGGCCGCGACATTTCATCCAATCAAAACAGACCGGACCAAAAAAAACTTAAGAGAAAAATCCACATTTTGTTTCAGtcataacactgtgtgtgtgtgtgtgtgtgtgtgtgtgtgtgtgtgtttttaaagccaTGTCGCTTTactgttagcatttagctgttAGCGTAGCCGCAGGGGGTTCGGTTGATGACGTCATTTTCAGGTCGGACGAACTCCTGCGCCATCGTCCAATCGGATCAGTAggattcttttttgtttattgttgtttattttataaattacaGTTACCTGCTGTAGTGTCCGAACCGACCAATCACAGACGAGGATTGTGTCAACACAGGAACAATAAAGTTTTATCGTTTCAAAGCTCAACTTTGacgtgttgttttgttggaaATGTGCTGCGATGTGATTGGCTGGCAGGGCGGACAGTGGGCTGAGCTTGCAGAAACGAGGACAGCCATTGGTCGttagatgatttatttattcagtgattCATGCTACAACTTCCTGtcacactttcaaaataaattaaaaattcaaCAAACATGTTCCTGAATCAAGCACAGATAAGCCCCGCCCCCCACACGCCATGCATCAATATTAAAATACAAGTCCCACAATGCACCACGAGTACGTTACATTCATTAGCATAAAAAACAGTCGAGTCAGCGTGTCGAGTCATGTTCACATACAACAGGTCACATGTAACAAACATGGAGTGTGAAATCACTGCAGGGTGTATTAGTGTTACGTGTTACACGCGTGTACTGCAACATGTTATGACACTGCTCTTTACATGTAGTATGTTactatatacatgtatgtaacaAACGGTTTACAACAGTATGATCAGACGTGTACTCGAGTGACCAGTCACATGTAACACGTGTGTAACATACGTGTAGTTTATgacatgtatttgtgtgtatgtgcagtgaCACGTGTTACATGTAACGTTACTTCGTGCTCCGTGTTTCATGGTGTGACGTGTGTTACATCACGCTGTGTGTAGATGGGCGGGGCTTTGTGGGAAGTTAAACATATGCAGtcctgaaacaggaagtgatgccaCAGTGTAGACATACTAAAAACATATTAAGATAAACATGTAAGCATCTatacaggaagtgatgtcataaTAAAGTTGGTCCAATTAAAAGGCACACAAACTCTGGCTTGGTTTGACCCCGCCCCCTCTGATCAGGTCAAAGGTCGAACTGGGAagcagcagcttcctgtttgtCGTGGCTTGTTTCCTGTTTCGACGGTGAGGatccaaaaatgtaaaaaaaaaatcagctgatttgAATTCAACAGATTTTAATAGAAACAAAGAAGGCGGGACGTTTAAAGatcaaccaatcacagctcagctccacacacacacacacacacatatatatatgtataaatacacacacacaggtagcaCAGGTGGGCGGGGCTTCCAAAGCATCACCTGTCTCAGTAGAAATACattcatgatttaaaaaaaccttCCTGAAATATAGATACAAcgttacaacaacaaaactcgTTTGAAGTCTGATCGacaacccaccaccaccaaacaaacaaacaaccccacccacccaaacaaacaaacaaccccACCCACCCAAACAAACAACCTGGGcgtaaaaaaacagaaaccagcAGAACATTCAGAGAAATAAGGCACAGAAGGAGGCTGAGAGCGCAGCCgcctaacaacaacaacaataataatcaataatcatgATGATCAATAATCAGGTGGTAGCACGGCCGCTCGCTGGAGTCAGAGAGGCAgtttgaaacaataaaaacagacgtGATGATTGAAGCGTAAATAAATATCAGGCTTTTTTTCATGCtgactataaatataaaaacaaacgttaaatatgaaagtcttttattttgaaaatcctctcttttttttaaacattcagacAAAAACTGTTCGACTCACGTCGGCTCCTCCGCGGACTCCGCTGCCCATAATGCATTGCTACCAGACGCTCAGGAATGTGCTCTGTAACCTCTGTAACCATGGCAACGCCTCCTTCAACAAGTCATCGCCACGGGCCAATCAGAAGCCCTGAAGTCCGGACGGAGGGAAAAATAATCACATGGTTTAAcagggggtcaaaggtcagacggAGGAGGACACTTGGAGGTCAGATGGTGGACTCAGAGGAAGAGACATGGAGGTCAGGCAATGGACTCGGAGGAGGACGCTCGGAGGTCAGACGGTCAGACGGTGGACTTGGAGGAGGACACTCGGAGGTCAGACGGTGGACTTGGAGAAGGACACTCGGAGGTGCTGGTTGTGGTCCAGCTGGTGGTCGTGCAGAGCGATCAGAGCCTCGATGGCTTCCTCCACCGACGCCAGCTGCATCAGCGCCATCTTCCTGTCCTTCCTGTCCGcagaggaagtgacatcatcagggacagaacagacagacagaggacagatagacagacagaggacagacagacagacagaagacagacagaggacagacagacagacagacagacagacagaggacagacagacagacagacagacagacaggttgtcACTCACTGGAAAAACTTGAAGGCTTTCACCGTGAAGCCGCTGGAGGAGAATAATTCCTTCAGGTCGTCCTCGCTGACCGAAgagctgtgaaacaaagacCACGAGGACATTAGTGACGACCAATCAGAGGAGAGCATTAATGTCACCCAGACAACCAATCAGACGAGAGCATGGACAGGAGGCGGAGTCTTACGAGATGTTGGACAGGTGCAGCGTGGCGGACGGAGGGAAGATGTTGTTGAAGTTTTTGGATCCTGGTTTTTTGAAGCGGTGGAGGGCGGAGCCTGAGAAGTCCCGAGTCAGCGCCTGCTCTTCTTGCCCCGCCCCCCCTCGAGGCAGCTGCACCACCGGGTGTTTGGACAGCATCACCCGGATCACGTTACCATGGAGACGCTGGCCGTTCAGGTGACTCATCGCTGACGGGAAAAGGACAGAACTCGTTTACACAAAATCATGTCTTTATTCATTCAATCATTAATccaatgaataattaatgaattaattaaatatttaaatgagcGTGTGTGGATGTGTCGGACCGAGCTGAGCCTGCGTGGCGTCGCTCATCTGAACCAGAGCGTTCTCCTTCTTGTTGAAGAGGATCTTCACTCTCTGAACGTCCCcataaacacctgaaaacacaccgCGGacacacacgtgaacacacacgCGTGACGGATCAGCTGATCGTCCGTGTTTGAAGGTCTCTTACCGAACAAGATGAAGAGGACGTGTGGCGAGACGCTCTGCACAGACAGACGTTCATGGTTAGTCCAGAGCTCTGAGCTGATTGGtcagttactgtgtgtgtgtgtgtgtgacctctgacctctgggTTCAGGTTGGACACCAGCAGCACAGAGTGGACAGCAGGGGGCGCCACCTGCAGGGAGACACGAGGAGGAGACACCAACGAGCCGGGGACGGCCGCCATGGACAGACCTGAGGACCAGAGAGCTGATTG from Larimichthys crocea isolate SSNF chromosome IX, L_crocea_2.0, whole genome shotgun sequence includes the following:
- the ugcg gene encoding ceramide glucosyltransferase isoform X1 yields the protein MFSGSSVSSEPEQNFTERHLSHSVCRIDQSRLSRRLHLHRKRSEVKQPFLQLAGVSLLKPLKGVDPNLISNLETFFTLDYPKYEILLCVQDQDDPAVDVCKKLLGKYPGVDARLFIGGKKVGINPKINNLMPGYEGAKYGLVWICDSGIRVKPDTLTDLTHQMTEKVGLVHGLPYVADRQGFAATLEQVYFGTSHPRSYISANVTGIKCVTGMSCLMRKDVLDQAGGLVAFAQYIAEDYFMAKAIADRGWKFSMATQVAMQNSGSYSIGQFQSRMIRWTKLRINMLPGTVLEPVSECFLASLIIGWAAHHVFRWDMMVFFMCHCLAWFISDYIQLTGVQGGPLCFSKLDFAVAWFIRESMAVQIFLSALWDPTISWRTGRYRLRCGGTAEEILDI
- the ugcg gene encoding ceramide glucosyltransferase isoform X2, whose product is MAVLDLAMQGLAVFGFVLFFVLWLMHCMSIIYVRLHLHRKRSEVKQPFLQLAGVSLLKPLKGVDPNLISNLETFFTLDYPKYEILLCVQDQDDPAVDVCKKLLGKYPGVDARLFIGGKKVGINPKINNLMPGYEGAKYGLVWICDSGIRVKPDTLTDLTHQMTEKVGLVHGLPYVADRQGFAATLEQVYFGTSHPRSYISANVTGIKCVTGMSCLMRKDVLDQAGGLVAFAQYIAEDYFMAKAIADRGWKFSMATQVAMQNSGSYSIGQFQSRMIRWTKLRINMLPGTVLEPVSECFLASLIIGWAAHHVFRWDMMVFFMCHCLAWFISDYIQLTGVQGGPLCFSKLDFAVAWFIRESMAVQIFLSALWDPTISWRTGRYRLRCGGTAEEILDI